The following are from one region of the Mus caroli chromosome 13, CAROLI_EIJ_v1.1, whole genome shotgun sequence genome:
- the LOC110308281 gene encoding putative vomeronasal receptor-like protein 4 — protein sequence MVLQFIKETIFLFMTMVGILGNMSVSVNYMFSWWGSPEKKPIYLILTHLSFTNIVLLLAKGLQKTITVFGLRNFLDDIGCKIIVYLDRVARGLSICTSSLLTVVQAIIISPRASGWSRLRPKSAWHILPFFSFFWILNGLISMNLIHSITSTGLNMSQLSNSNNYCYFMPESREIKWIVLPLMVLRDAVFQGAMGGASGHMIFLLHKHHQHVLYLQNSKLLYRTPPELKAAQSVLLLMLCFLFFYWTDCALSLFLSLSLGDSSLMINIQKFLTLGYAIFSPFVLIHRDGLMPVCWHPH from the coding sequence ATGGTTTTGCAGTTTATTAAGGAAACAATTTTTCTCTTCATGACTATGGTTGGCATTCTGGggaacatgtctgtttctgtgaattATATGTTCAGTTGGTGGGGAAGCCCTGAGAAGAAACCCATATACCTTATTCTCACTCACTTGTCTTTTACAAACATTGTACTTCTGCTTGCAAAAGGATTGCAAAAGACAATAACAGTTTTTGGTTTAAGAAACTTCCTGGATGACATAGGCTGTAAGATCATTGTTTACCTGGACAGAGTGGCCCGAGGCCTCTCCATCTGCACCAGCAGTCTCCTCACTGTGGTCCAGGCCATCATCATCAGTCCCAGAGCATCTGGGTGGAGCAGACTAAGGCCAAAGTCTGCATGGCACATCCTTccattcttctcattcttttggaTACTCAATGGTTTAATAAGTATGAACCTAATCCATTCCATCACAAGTACAGGTCTGAATATGTCACAGCTTAGCAACAGCAACAACTATTGCTATTTTATGCCAGAAAGTCGAGAAATAAAATGGATTGTTCTCCCTCTCATGGTTCTGAGAGATGCAGTTTTTCAGGGTGCCATGGGAGGAGCCAGTGGCCACATGATATTTCTCCTCCACAAACATCACCAGCATGTCCTCTACCTTCAGAACTCCAAGCTTCTCTACAGAACTCCTCCTGAGCTGAAAGCTGCTCAAAGTGTCCTCCTTTTgatgctctgttttcttttcttctactggACTGATTGTgctctttccttgtttttaagtTTGTCACTGGGAGACAGTTCCTTGATGATAAATATTCAAAAGTTTTTGACCCTTGGTTATGCAATCTTTAGTCCCTTTGTGCTGATTCACAGGGATGGGCTTATGCCTGTATGTTGGCATCCTCATTGA